AGGGTCAATAAGGTTTTTGACGCTGTTTGTTCACCAATATTGGCATACTGTTCAGTCACAATGCCGTCGGCAGGAGATGTGATTTGATAAGGCTTAAGGCTTTCGTTACTTTCAACTGTCATCAGTGTCTGCCCTTGCTTTACAAGGTCGCCTTGTTTAACAAACAACTTGGTGATTACCCCGTCAAATCTGGCTGATATATTATGTGTCGCACTCGCTGGAAGCGATAAACGCCCATAAGCAGGAATGGTTTGATGAAGTGTTCTAGCCGCGACAACATCGGTACTAATTCCCATAGCTTCAGCCACTGCTGGCTCAATACGAGTTCGGCCTTCAAGGTTATCGTATTGCCAGCGATAATTTTTACCCTGATAGTTAGCATTAATGGTAACCACAAAAGAATGAGGCTCATAAATCTCTAAATCGCCACGTAAAAAGTCACCTTCGACACGAAAGTTAATATCATCCACCACATCGCCAAGACGAGTGAGTTTAATATTGAGATCAACTTGGTTAGGCGAGACAGGTTTGCCTGCATCGGTTACCCACACCCTAAACTCCGGCGGTACACCCGTTTCAAAAATAGCTAGCTCCAAAGCCATATTGTCGTCTCGCAACATGCGGCCTCTGTGGGGGCCTTTTTCTGGCTCAGCTTCTTCCGCTTCAGGGGCAGATGATGCAGACACTGAAAATGAAGGGCTCACACTTAAGCAAAGAAATATTGCAAAAGTCAGTGATGTAAAAATATTATTATTTTTCATAAACGTCTCACAATGATATAGATGCGCCCGTTAGGCGTTGAATTTCAATATGTTGTAAATGCAAACTCTCGTATGTATTTAACAACTCCGATTGGGCATTAAGTAAATCACGGCGTATATCACTCCATTGACTGTAGCTGAGTTGTCCAAGTTCAAAGGCTCGAACAGCCTCTTTTAATGTCACTTCTAATGTTGGGATTATCGTTTTTTTCAAAAGCATCGATAACATGCCGTGCATGGGCTATTTCTTGTAGTTGTACATATAACTGTGAGTCGAGCTTTTGCATTAACGCTACTTGTTCGACAGCAAGCACGTCTTGCTTGGCTTGTAAGGTCGAAATAGTCCCTGCATTACGGTCGCTTGCGCCAAAAGGAACCGATACACCAGCAACAAGGCCAAAGTCATCTGTTGCTTCATAACGGCGAAAACCAGCAGAAAATTGCCATTGAGATTTAGCCTCTATCCGCGCCAGCTCCAATTGTGATTGTGCTATGCGGGTAGCGGTTGCAAATTGAGTGATATACGGGCTTTTTTTTCAGTTTATCGAGTTCCTTATCTAAACTTGATAACACAGGCAGAGCGAATAAATTACCATTGACTCTAAATTGGGTGCCTGGCTTTCCCCACAACGACGACAATTGATACTGGCTAGCTTTTAAATCGTGCTCTGTATCTTCAACAGCTAGCTGCATCCGCACGATTTCAACTTCTGCCATACGCATTTCAATCGTTGAGCTTCTGCCGGCACTGACCCGTTCAGATATGGCTTTAAGCACTTCGTTCGCTTGAAGCGTTGCCATTTGATTCAACTTCAGACGCTCTTGCTTTACTAAGATTTGAGTAAATTGTTTTGCTGTACTCGCCGCTAAATCCATTGTGACAATGTGCTTATCAATATCTACCTGCTCCATCTCTGTTTGTGCATTGCCAACACGGCTATTAATTTGCTCTTGTTGCAACAACCAGGAATACGTCAGTGTGGTTTGCATGTTACTCAGCCCACTATGTTCACCGACGCCTAAACCATCTTCAAAAGTAAGCCCAATTTGTGCTGGCTCACCAATACCTGCTTGTTGTATTGCTCCTTTTTGCATATTTGTCTTATGCAAAAATACCGCTAACTCAGGGTGGTGACTTAACGTCATGCGAATAGCGTCTTCTAAATAAAGTGGCACTTTTATTTCTGTGTTGTCTTTTGCTGTCACAGAAAATGCTAAGGCCGAGATAAAAAAACCACACAAAAACCGATTGGCAATCGGTTTTTTATCTATGGTTGTTTCAACAATATTATTCATTCATAACCCTTATTTAATGGTTGAAATAGGTTTCGATTAGATGGTGGAGGCTATCAACAGTTGATAATGTGAATAATGTAGTCACGAGGAAGCATAACCCTGTAAATGCCAGTTTAGCTCCAGATACTTGCTCTCTTGGAGAAAGAAGGTTTTCTACCCGTAGGGTAATTTGGTCTTTACTAAAATGACTGACTTGAACTCCTTCACAGCTAACAGGTAACAGACGTTGTTTCTTAGCGACTGTAACTAAAGTTTGTGCCACATCAAGGTTGTCATGGTAGAGCGTGACGGCATCGTCTGCTTGTTGTTCTGTTAATAAAGTAAAATCTTGTTGTAAAGAGCGGCGGATAGGCTTCGGATAAAGTAGGCAGAAAAAAGCGTAAATACTTTTGAATAAGGGATCTCTTGCTCTAACATGTGCTAACTCGTGTTGGATAATAATATCAACAGCAGATTGTTCAAGCTGTTGTAGTAATCCTGATGTAAGGTAAACCTTTGGCTTGAATAAACCGATGGTAAAAGCCGCAGGCATGCTTAATGAGATTGAAAAAACAGTATCTTCATTTTGACCCGCGATAGGCTGAACATCTGAAAGTTTAAAAAGATTGTGTATTGCGATGGAATGACGGCGAACTTGAATAAAGGAAATGTTAATCAACACCGCCAATACGACTGCTGCAATGACCAAAGTTAATCCATGCCAGCTTGTTACTATAAATAGATCGATATGATGCCAATGTGCAACCTTTTCCATCCAAAGAATTAAGTATCCATTCCCTTGACGAGGGAACAATATTCCTACGCAAAATAGCGCAATCCACCAAGGAGAAGTAACCATCAACCACAAAATTCGTTTTCGAGCGATAAAATCAAATGCATCTAAGCTGCTTCTAATCAACGGGACAATAGCAGATATTAATAGTGTAACGATAACAAAAGCCGTTATTGCAACACTAATCAAATTTAATAAAATCGCCACGTTACCTTCGAGCATCTTATGCTTGCCTACTACGTAATTTTCGTTGTTCTTCTATAAGCTTTTCCAATTCATCAAATTGAGCGTCGTCAAGATTAGCTGAAGATGAAGCAAATGCAGCAATCAGGCTATGTTCACCATCTTCAATAAAGTCGGCTGTAACATCTGTTATTAATGTTGCGATAAGTGATTCTCTATCAACTTTGGCGGTATAAAAATGTGCATGCCCTTGCTTAGTTCTACTTAACAAATCCTTTTTAAACAGTCGATCTAACGTAGTTTGGATCGTATTTAACGAATTTCCGCGAGTAATCCCAACTACTGCATGTACACGCTTTGCATCTGCTTCTTTCTCAGACCATAGGAATTGAAGCACTAACTTTTCTAAGTCACCTAATTGCATCAAATTATTCTCTTAACTATTTATCAATAGTATGACAAACTAAAAACCTATCGGCAATCGGTTTTTTGATTTTTATGAAAACAGAGAAATTATGACCTGGATAATTACAAAATATCTCATTACAGCTGCAATCATTGTTGCGGCTTCAGAAATAGCAAAACGCAGCGATAAATTTGGCGCACTAGTCGTTGCTCTCCCAATTGTAACTATCATGGCAATGATTTGGATGTATGTCGAAAATGAATCAAATGAAAAAATAGCTAATCATGCTTGGTATACATTTTGGTACGTCATTCCTACGTTACCGATGTTTCTATTGTTTCCAGTGCTTCTAAACAAATATAGTTTCTGGAGTTCTTTGTTAATTGGCATAATGATATCGATGATTTTTTTTGTTGGGTTGACATGGTTTTTAAAAAACTTTGATATCGATCTAATCCCATAAAAATTAATAGTTACATGATTAAGTCATTAACTCATAGGCTCGTAAACTATATATATAATGCTTAGTATTAGCTCAATTTATGAACTTACGGGTGGGTCTTAACTCACAATTGGGCATAAATAGTTCACGCCTCTAGACATATTTCTGGACAAAAGTACGTTAAAACTAAAGTTCTAAATTCATTGATCACATTACAATTAGTATCGGTAATTTCGTTATAATATTGAAAGTTAATGGAAATAACTCTAACGAAGTGACTAAATCCTGTATTCCACCTCTTTAAAATATAGAATAGCCACAGCCATTTACTTTGACCATCAAATAGTATACTTTTAGCTTTATTTGATAATCAAACAATAATAATATGAAAACTATTGCTGAAAAATTTACCCACCAACACAATTTTACTTCTGTTAATGAGCAAAATGTAAAACGAACATGGTATGTACTTGTCATCACAGTCATCACCATGATCATCGAAGTTATAGCCGGTACTGTTTATGGTTCTATGGCCTTACTCGCTGACGGTTGGCACATGGGAACTCATGCCGCGGCCTTTTGCATCACACTATTCACCTATAGTTATGCAAGAAAGCATGCAAGTAGTAATAAGTTCTCTTTTGGTGTTGGTAAAGTGGGAGTTCTCGGCGGATATACCAGTGCAATAGCACTAGGTATTGTCGCAATTATAATGCTAGCAGAATCTATACATCGTCTGTTATCACCTATTGAGATCCAATTTAATCAATCCATTCTTGTTGCTATAATCGGACTTATCGTAAACATCGCCAGTATGTTTATACTTGGTCACGAACATCACGGTCATGACCACAGTGACCACCATAGTCATGAGCATGATCACCATGAAGAACACCATGAAGAACACCATGATCATCATAGTGATCACGATCATAATCTCAAGGCAGCTTACTTCCATGTGCTCGCTGACGCATTAACCTCTGTGTTAGCAATTTGTGCACTTTTGGTAGGAAAATTCCTTGGATGGTATTGGTTAGATCCAATAATGGGAGTTGTTGGTGCTGTGATTATTACCAAATGGGCCTTGGGTCTCATGAAACAGACAAGTCCAATTCTGTTAGATGAAAACATCGACAAAGAATACCAATTAGAAATAATTAACACGATTGATGATGAGCACACTAAAGTTACTGATATCCATATCTGGAAAATTAGCGCAGATCATTATTCAGCCTCAATAGCATTGTGTACAACAACAGGTGCCAATGTAGAAACATTTAAACACTCTTTGAGTAAGTTTGATAAGCTAAGTCACTTAACTATCGAAGTAAATTACTGCTAGGATCCTTTATGCATTCTTTGAATAACTTAATCATAGAGTTTTACGACAAACTGTCTTCTTGGGAGCAATCCGTCGTTAAAGATACAGGGTATTCACTAGCACAAGTGCATACTATAGAGGTGTTAGGTTCTCATGGGCCGATGAGAATGAAGGAGTTAGCTGATAGGCTTGGAATTACTACAGGTACGTTAACTGTTCAGGTAGAGAAACTGGTTAAATTTGGATTAATTACCCGTTCTCCTCACGAAGACGATAGGCGTTCAATACTTGTTGGATTAACAACTGAAGGGATTGAGCTTCATACGCACCATAATCGTATGCATATACAACTGACAGAAGACATTACTCGTAACTTAGATGAAAGCTCAATTGATGTGCTAACGAAGTGCTTTGAAAAAATGAACCGGGAATTCTAATTTAACAACCCCTTATTTTGTGATTAAATCATTTTAGTGTTGGACAGTCAAAATCTGTGTCCAACACTCTTTTTCTAAGGAATTAAAAAACGTTACTTTCAGATATCGCAATGACATCAGCGACATTAGCTATTTGAAAATATAACATCTTGTTAATCTCTGTATTCAAAGCATTGATAATATTAACACCACTTATTTCGCTCAAAATATAGTGGTTAATCTTTTTTGCCACAGGTTTATAAGTCAAATAGTGACTAGCTTAGTTTTATATATTTATAACTCTGAAATTAGATCGTAAAGCGTTTTGGGGCAATAACTGCTTAATGTGGTCACTCTAAACCGTACCTGGACACAAACTTGTTTCAGTGTCCGTTAAATTTACCCGACGAAATGAAGATGAAATGGTCTCAACTAAAAACATTAATCGCAGTAGAACGTCATCGAAAAGTGGGTAACAAAACCAGTATAGATACACATTTTTATGTCAGCAGTGCAGAACTTACATCAGAAGCCTTTGGCACGGCGACTGTGAGCTTCTATCAGTCGGATTATTCGGACGAGCAAGGCAAGCTGCAATTGGTGCAGGCCTATGCCAGCAAAGTCTACAGCGCCCAAGGGGCCACTGTCGATGGCGACACCTTTGTGCTGTACACCAGCGCCATGGACAGGGCGGCATCCTATGTGGCTGGCAGTCGCCACAAGGACAACTGCCATTGGTTCGTCAATGGTCAGGAGCTGGATGCGCAAAGCGGTCAGAGTGATAAGGGCGAAGCGCCAACCTTGGCAGCAAGGCTGAAAACCCTAGCTCGCTGCATGAGCATCAATAAGCACAAGGCCATGGCCAGTGAGTATCTTGCCGAACAAGCAAGCAGCCTAGGCCAGAGACAACAAAGCCCGCAGTGCGGGCTTTGTAATCACGTTAACTGACGGGCTTAATATTGTTAACTATGGGTGTCTCGCTAAATCTCAGGCGATAGCCGAAAATCAATTTGTCCAACGGAGAAAACAGCATCGCCCAATTCATTAATTTGTATCATATCAAATGGGGGTTCCTGAAAATACCAACCATCTTTAATAGTCACAAACCTACGAAATGTAAAACCTTCGGTAGGGACTGCTATATTTACACCATCCACAACATCAAATAGGACATTGTTTTTATTAGAAAAGCATTTTACCTCATGTGTTTCTTGTGCATTTTCTATAAATACTCTATCAAATTTTCCTGCAGCACCAGCCCCATAACGGGACAAATTAACTCTTTCGTTACCCAGATTGAAGTGTGATTCAACGATAAGTTCCCAATTAGCCTCTAACCAATCATCTTTTAGATCAGTATCTTCTGAATCTTGAAATACTATATCCCAGCTAGAAGTTAAAAACTTTTGATATCTAAGCATTAGAAATCCAATATCATTTTTATTGTTCATAAGGATTATCCTCGTCTGATTGACTCGTCTTTTAACAATTCTCTTTCTAGGGGATCTGGTTCTCGCTTAGAACCATCTTTATTTTTTGAGTTTTCCATTTTCTTGACATCGTTTTTAGGCATTACTCCGTCCTATAGTGGTCGCTGAATTTGATCACTTAGATAGAGGTGTAATCTGACTTTACTTCCATATTTTTGGAATTACTAAATGTATCTCAAATTATTCCTCTGTGCACTGAGTGATTAACCGAACGTAGCTCACAATGGGGCAAAAACAAGTTTGAGTTACAAACGTAATTTAACCTCTACAGTAGTCTTATAAAGTAGCAGCCGATATTTCTTAGCCACTACTGCTAGTGATGTAAAATAGTTATAAAATATCCGTCGGTTTGTGATTTAATTTACTTAGTTCTAAAATACACTCCAGTGGAGGTCGTTTGTAAAAGTGGACATTGAGACAATTATCAACCGACAAGTTTTTGATCACTTTTAATCATCTAGAGGTAATTTATCATGTAAAATTGTAAATCCAAGCAGATTAATACGGCCTGAATTTACAATTAAAATAACATTGACAGGGAATCAACCTTTATCAAAAATAAATTTTTTAATAAGTTATAACCGCTAAAAGCTATAAGAGAATTTTGTCCTTAAATCAGTAGCATCTTTTTGATTATTTTCATAATCCAATATTGAAAAATCAACTGATATACCGCAATTAGCTAGTTTACCATCAAATTGATATGCAAGATTAACCGTCCATTCATTTAAATCTTTTCCAACTATGGGATTGTCAAAAGATGTATAAAATAATTTACCTTTAATATTAGAGATAGTAGAACCTAACCCCAGTTGATACGAATTTGTGCCCGCTTCAAATGCAGCAACACCCGCAGTTTTAGTAGTTGCAGTAAACTGATAATAAGCTCCTTGACCTATGCCTCTAAAAACTCTATTTTCTCCTTCATTCCCTCCAGCTAATGTATAACCAGCGAAAAAATCTACTCCCCCTTGGCTGAAACCTACTTTAAAGCCCAAAAG
The Shewanella vesiculosa DNA segment above includes these coding regions:
- a CDS encoding TolC family protein yields the protein MHGMLSMLLKKTIIPTLEVTLKEAVRAFELGQLSYSQWSDIRRDLLNAQSELLNTYESLHLQHIEIQRLTGASISL
- a CDS encoding TolC family protein produces the protein MNNIVETTIDKKPIANRFLCGFFISALAFSVTAKDNTEIKVPLYLEDAIRMTLSHHPELAVFLHKTNMQKGAIQQAGIGEPAQIGLTFEDGLGVGEHSGLSNMQTTLTYSWLLQQEQINSRVGNAQTEMEQVDIDKHIVTMDLAASTAKQFTQILVKQERLKLNQMATLQANEVLKAISERVSAGRSSTIEMRMAEVEIVRMQLAVEDTEHDLKASQYQLSSLWGKPGTQFRVNGNLFALPVLSSLDKELDKLKKKPVYHSICNRYPHSTITIGAGADRG
- a CDS encoding M56 family metallopeptidase, which translates into the protein MLEGNVAILLNLISVAITAFVIVTLLISAIVPLIRSSLDAFDFIARKRILWLMVTSPWWIALFCVGILFPRQGNGYLILWMEKVAHWHHIDLFIVTSWHGLTLVIAAVVLAVLINISFIQVRRHSIAIHNLFKLSDVQPIAGQNEDTVFSISLSMPAAFTIGLFKPKVYLTSGLLQQLEQSAVDIIIQHELAHVRARDPLFKSIYAFFCLLYPKPIRRSLQQDFTLLTEQQADDAVTLYHDNLDVAQTLVTVAKKQRLLPVSCEGVQVSHFSKDQITLRVENLLSPREQVSGAKLAFTGLCFLVTTLFTLSTVDSLHHLIETYFNH
- a CDS encoding BlaI/MecI/CopY family transcriptional regulator, encoding MQLGDLEKLVLQFLWSEKEADAKRVHAVVGITRGNSLNTIQTTLDRLFKKDLLSRTKQGHAHFYTAKVDRESLIATLITDVTADFIEDGEHSLIAAFASSSANLDDAQFDELEKLIEEQRKLRSRQA
- a CDS encoding DUF3147 family protein; translation: MTWIITKYLITAAIIVAASEIAKRSDKFGALVVALPIVTIMAMIWMYVENESNEKIANHAWYTFWYVIPTLPMFLLFPVLLNKYSFWSSLLIGIMISMIFFVGLTWFLKNFDIDLIP
- the dmeF gene encoding CDF family Co(II)/Ni(II) efflux transporter DmeF; its protein translation is MKTIAEKFTHQHNFTSVNEQNVKRTWYVLVITVITMIIEVIAGTVYGSMALLADGWHMGTHAAAFCITLFTYSYARKHASSNKFSFGVGKVGVLGGYTSAIALGIVAIIMLAESIHRLLSPIEIQFNQSILVAIIGLIVNIASMFILGHEHHGHDHSDHHSHEHDHHEEHHEEHHDHHSDHDHNLKAAYFHVLADALTSVLAICALLVGKFLGWYWLDPIMGVVGAVIITKWALGLMKQTSPILLDENIDKEYQLEIINTIDDEHTKVTDIHIWKISADHYSASIALCTTTGANVETFKHSLSKFDKLSHLTIEVNYC
- a CDS encoding MarR family winged helix-turn-helix transcriptional regulator; protein product: MHSLNNLIIEFYDKLSSWEQSVVKDTGYSLAQVHTIEVLGSHGPMRMKELADRLGITTGTLTVQVEKLVKFGLITRSPHEDDRRSILVGLTTEGIELHTHHNRMHIQLTEDITRNLDESSIDVLTKCFEKMNREF